The following coding sequences lie in one Campylobacter concisus genomic window:
- the putP gene encoding sodium/proline symporter PutP, with protein sequence MSFGSYLAIAIYFGFLLFIGRYFYDKNASMNEYLLDNRRMGPVVTALSAGASDMSGWMLLGVPGALYATGIANVWMIIGLIIGAYCNYLFLAKRLRIYTEVASDSITIPDFLENRFKDRTKILRIISGLIILIFFTLYVSSGIIAGGKTFESFFGLKFAYGAVFTLVIVVFYTFFGGFKAVSITDAFQGLLMFCVLVSIPVVAYLNLDLPSDTNLLKEISKLDTNHLNPFRDQTFWGILGLMAWGFGYFGQPHIIVRFMAIRDSKELAKARRIGIGWMSIGLLGAIMSGLIGFVYFSQRGGLSDPETVFLKLGELLFPPFFIGIIISAVLSAIMSTISSQLLVTSSSVTKDFIFAFYKKEISQNTQTAISRYAVVVVAIVATILAFISTDNVLNVVGNAWAGFGASFGPVLLFSLYWKRMSALGALAGMIAGGATVIFWITSGLNVYVYEILPGIIASCIAIISVSIWGDAINKMTSEPHEQVIKDEFEKMKTRL encoded by the coding sequence ATGAGCTTTGGGTCTTATTTAGCCATCGCCATCTATTTTGGCTTTTTGCTCTTTATCGGACGATATTTCTACGATAAAAATGCAAGTATGAACGAGTATCTGCTAGATAACCGTCGAATGGGTCCAGTGGTTACTGCACTTAGTGCTGGTGCTTCTGATATGAGTGGTTGGATGCTACTTGGCGTGCCCGGAGCCTTATACGCAACTGGCATAGCAAATGTGTGGATGATAATCGGTCTTATCATTGGAGCTTACTGCAACTATCTATTTTTAGCAAAGAGGCTTAGAATTTATACTGAGGTTGCGAGTGATAGCATCACGATACCAGATTTTTTAGAAAATCGCTTTAAAGATAGGACTAAAATTTTAAGAATCATCTCTGGTCTTATCATTTTGATCTTTTTCACACTTTATGTAAGTAGTGGCATCATCGCTGGTGGCAAGACTTTCGAGAGCTTTTTTGGTTTAAAATTTGCCTACGGAGCAGTCTTTACGCTTGTTATTGTAGTCTTTTACACATTTTTTGGTGGATTTAAAGCAGTTAGTATAACTGACGCATTTCAGGGACTTTTGATGTTTTGTGTCCTAGTCTCGATCCCAGTCGTAGCATATCTAAATTTAGACTTGCCAAGCGATACAAATTTACTAAAAGAGATAAGCAAGCTTGATACAAATCACCTAAATCCATTTAGAGATCAAACTTTTTGGGGAATTTTAGGACTTATGGCTTGGGGATTTGGCTATTTTGGACAGCCACACATCATTGTTAGATTTATGGCGATACGCGATTCAAAAGAGCTTGCCAAAGCAAGAAGAATAGGCATTGGTTGGATGAGCATTGGGTTGCTTGGTGCGATTATGAGCGGACTTATTGGCTTTGTCTACTTTAGTCAAAGGGGCGGGCTTAGTGATCCTGAGACGGTGTTTTTAAAGCTTGGCGAGCTACTTTTCCCACCATTTTTTATAGGCATTATCATCTCAGCTGTGCTTTCAGCGATCATGAGTACTATCTCAAGTCAGCTTTTAGTTACGTCTAGCTCGGTAACAAAGGACTTTATCTTTGCATTCTATAAAAAAGAGATTAGTCAAAATACACAAACAGCGATCAGTCGCTATGCTGTCGTAGTAGTGGCCATAGTTGCTACTATACTTGCCTTTATCTCAACAGACAATGTCCTAAACGTCGTTGGCAACGCTTGGGCTGGATTTGGTGCGAGCTTTGGACCAGTGCTACTTTTTAGCCTCTACTGGAAGCGCATGAGTGCACTTGGAGCATTAGCCGGTATGATAGCTGGAGGTGCGACCGTAATATTTTGGATCACTTCAGGGCTAAACGTTTATGTTTATGAAATTTTACCTGGCATCATAGCTTCTTGTATAGCGATCATTAGCGTAAGTATCTGGGGCGATGCGATAAATAAAATGACGAGCGAACCTCACGAGCAAGTTATAAAAGATGAATTTGAAAAGATGAAAACAAGGCTTTAA
- a CDS encoding amino acid ABC transporter permease — protein sequence MKAQNLAKFLFFIIIVSLGAYFFYPRDLSEAQEIAYIKSYGVTLGLTIGGIAIGITLGFTLAFIKFLNIKVLNFIIDEYIDILRGTPVILQLLIFSVVIFATWSDNFYVALIALGLNSSAYVAEIVRSGINSVDKGQMEAARAMGLNYYVSMREIVFPQATKNILPALANEFISLFKETSVVGYISVVDITMQSKSLQAVFYSPEPVIFTGIVYYVSVKFFTLLTKLLERRLNRHD from the coding sequence TTGAAGGCTCAAAATTTAGCTAAATTTCTATTTTTTATAATTATCGTTTCACTTGGAGCATATTTTTTCTATCCAAGAGATCTTAGTGAGGCTCAAGAGATCGCTTATATCAAAAGTTACGGAGTGACTTTAGGACTTACGATAGGTGGTATTGCCATAGGCATAACACTTGGATTTACCTTGGCGTTTATTAAATTTTTAAATATCAAAGTCTTAAATTTTATAATTGATGAATATATCGATATCTTACGTGGAACACCTGTAATACTTCAACTTTTAATATTTTCAGTTGTCATTTTTGCAACATGGAGTGATAATTTTTATGTAGCTCTCATCGCACTTGGACTAAATAGCTCTGCTTATGTGGCCGAGATCGTGCGAAGTGGCATAAACAGCGTGGATAAAGGACAAATGGAAGCGGCTCGTGCGATGGGCCTAAACTACTATGTTTCGATGCGCGAGATAGTTTTTCCACAAGCTACAAAAAATATCTTGCCAGCTCTTGCAAATGAGTTTATATCGTTATTTAAAGAGACATCAGTCGTGGGTTATATAAGTGTCGTTGATATTACGATGCAAAGTAAGAGCTTGCAAGCGGTCTTTTATAGTCCAGAGCCAGTCATTTTTACAGGCATTGTCTATTATGTGAGTGTTAAATTTTTTACACTTTTGACAAAACTACTTGAGAGGAGATTAAACCGCCATGATTGA
- a CDS encoding transporter substrate-binding domain-containing protein: MSKILKFLMASSVLFLLGCSDDANKKNTANNAEEVTKNVVYKVGSSADYPPFEYLDENNKIIGFEIDLLDEITKKTGIKFDVANMSFDGLISALKTGKIDIAISGMSATDERRKSVDFTKPYYFSENLFIRKKGSDVNKDNLKDKKISAQVGTLQEEAAKSITTKSIPAENVAAAIMSLNAGKIDVVLTDSPIGVEYLKQNPDLEEFLRVPDGTEGFAMAFDKGKHTELIKKIDAAIDELQKSGEFDKMLDKYGLKK, encoded by the coding sequence ATGAGTAAAATTTTAAAATTTTTGATGGCAAGCTCGGTTTTATTTTTACTAGGTTGTAGCGATGACGCTAATAAAAAAAATACAGCAAATAATGCCGAAGAAGTTACTAAAAATGTAGTTTATAAAGTTGGCTCGAGCGCTGATTATCCACCTTTTGAATATCTTGATGAAAACAATAAAATTATTGGCTTTGAGATAGATTTATTAGACGAGATCACCAAAAAAACTGGGATAAAATTTGATGTTGCAAATATGAGCTTTGATGGACTGATATCAGCATTAAAAACCGGTAAAATCGATATTGCTATAAGCGGAATGAGTGCAACTGATGAGAGAAGAAAATCGGTTGATTTCACTAAGCCATATTATTTTTCAGAGAATTTATTTATCCGCAAAAAAGGCTCAGATGTAAATAAAGACAACCTTAAGGATAAGAAAATTTCAGCTCAAGTTGGCACACTTCAAGAAGAAGCAGCCAAAAGCATAACCACTAAGTCGATACCTGCTGAAAATGTAGCAGCTGCCATCATGTCACTAAACGCTGGTAAAATCGACGTTGTACTAACTGATAGTCCGATAGGGGTTGAGTATTTAAAACAAAATCCAGATTTAGAAGAATTTTTAAGAGTTCCTGATGGCACGGAAGGATTTGCAATGGCGTTTGATAAAGGCAAACACACTGAGCTTATCAAGAAGATAGACGCAGCGATCGATGAGCTGCAAAAATCTGGCGAATTTGACAAAATGCTAGATAAATATGGATTAAAGAAATAA
- a CDS encoding methyl-accepting chemotaxis protein: MNNLGIKSKIMAIVIVSLIGLGIMSAYMLNGILKTRSKAEFSEKIVDTIISQNNFIHEMQKERGFSSGVLAGGDNKNLLEQRKKVDAALDKLEEKNEIVSEINSIRSNVDQKSGNDLISRITKILRKEVIAINGYSDKLEPSLVDDLKRIIIVGEIKESLGILRATLNGVFTKKSISKEDYNKVVALNSVINKFMQDFDDYNPKEFSDEFDAIARKKADFIDAMNIIKNVVATEDVSYDAASWFSKISISIEALRELELKLLDNMQKDAIRIKGDANTELIISSIVIAICILLMLLISTLIGKNLISGIDQTKNGLVRFFDFLNYKSNKAEFLDRSGSDEIGQMSALINENIKQIEANLSEQNNFIKEANTFVNQIGKGNYVAQLNADTSNPALSQLKQTFKDLQIALKHAIAENGDDVLNLLESFKKQDFTKRLEDDGKMAVGINALGEEIAKMLRANLDQAHVLEEKAESLSQSMKELTQGANVQASSLQESAAAVEQMSSSMNAISQKTSDVIRQSDEIKNIITIIRDIADQTNLLALNAAIEAARAGEHGRGFAVVADEVRKLAERTQKSLTEIEANTNVLAQSINEMSESIKEQSEGINMINQSVAQIDTLTKENVVIVNKANEVTSDVDDMAKAIVNEVRKSKF, translated from the coding sequence ATGAATAATCTAGGTATTAAATCTAAGATTATGGCGATAGTTATCGTCAGTCTTATTGGCCTTGGTATCATGAGTGCATACATGCTAAATGGTATCTTAAAAACTCGCTCAAAAGCAGAGTTTAGTGAGAAAATCGTGGATACAATAATAAGTCAAAATAATTTTATCCATGAGATGCAAAAAGAACGCGGATTTAGTTCAGGTGTGTTAGCAGGAGGGGATAATAAAAATTTATTAGAGCAACGTAAAAAAGTAGATGCTGCGCTTGATAAGCTTGAGGAGAAAAATGAAATAGTTTCAGAGATAAATAGTATCCGCTCAAATGTAGATCAAAAAAGTGGCAATGACCTAATTAGTCGTATAACAAAAATTTTAAGAAAAGAGGTCATTGCTATAAATGGATATAGTGATAAGCTCGAGCCTAGCTTGGTAGATGATCTAAAGCGTATCATTATTGTTGGTGAGATAAAAGAGTCTCTTGGTATTTTGCGTGCTACTTTAAATGGGGTTTTTACTAAAAAGAGCATAAGCAAAGAGGACTACAATAAAGTAGTTGCACTAAATAGCGTTATAAATAAATTTATGCAGGATTTTGACGATTACAACCCAAAAGAATTTAGTGATGAATTTGATGCCATCGCTAGAAAAAAGGCTGATTTTATAGATGCGATGAATATTATTAAAAATGTAGTTGCCACTGAAGATGTATCTTATGATGCAGCGAGTTGGTTTTCAAAGATAAGCATTTCAATAGAAGCATTGAGAGAGCTTGAGCTTAAACTACTTGATAATATGCAAAAAGATGCAATACGTATTAAGGGTGATGCAAATACCGAACTTATTATAAGTTCTATTGTAATTGCGATTTGTATTTTGCTTATGTTGCTAATATCTACATTAATAGGTAAAAACCTGATCTCTGGCATAGATCAGACTAAAAATGGCTTAGTTAGATTTTTTGACTTCTTAAATTATAAATCTAATAAGGCTGAATTTTTAGATCGTAGTGGTAGCGACGAGATCGGACAGATGAGTGCACTGATAAATGAGAATATCAAACAAATCGAGGCAAATTTATCTGAGCAAAATAATTTCATTAAAGAAGCAAATACTTTTGTAAATCAAATTGGCAAAGGTAACTACGTAGCTCAGCTTAACGCAGATACTTCAAATCCTGCACTTAGCCAGCTAAAACAAACTTTCAAAGACTTACAAATCGCACTAAAACATGCTATTGCAGAAAATGGTGATGACGTGTTAAATCTACTAGAAAGCTTTAAAAAACAAGACTTTACTAAAAGGCTTGAAGATGATGGCAAAATGGCGGTTGGTATAAATGCCCTTGGTGAAGAGATAGCCAAGATGTTAAGAGCAAATTTAGATCAAGCTCATGTGCTAGAAGAAAAGGCTGAGTCTTTAAGTCAGTCAATGAAAGAACTAACTCAAGGTGCAAATGTACAAGCAAGCTCACTTCAAGAGTCTGCTGCTGCAGTAGAGCAAATGTCAAGCTCAATGAATGCAATATCTCAAAAAACATCTGATGTTATTAGACAAAGTGATGAGATCAAAAACATCATAACTATTATTAGAGATATAGCTGATCAAACAAATTTACTAGCTCTTAATGCCGCGATCGAGGCAGCACGTGCAGGAGAACATGGTAGAGGCTTTGCGGTTGTTGCAGATGAAGTTAGAAAACTAGCAGAGAGAACTCAAAAATCTCTAACAGAGATCGAAGCAAATACAAACGTACTAGCTCAATCAATCAATGAAATGAGTGAATCTATAAAAGAGCAA
- a CDS encoding amino acid ABC transporter ATP-binding protein: protein MIEIKNLNKSYGDLRVLNDISVDIKKGEVIAIIGPSGGGKSTFLRCLNRLEEPDSGHIKINGEDILDKKSDINKIRQKVSMVFQHFNLFANKNVLQNLTLAPIKAGILDKESAEKRADELLKSVGLSDKKFAYPHKLSGGQKQRIAIARSLAMEPEVILFDEPTSALDPEMIGEVLDIMKDVAARGITMLVVTHEMGFARNVANRIFFMDKGKIAVDDTPKNVFTNPQHERLKEFLGKILNH from the coding sequence ATGATTGAGATTAAAAATTTAAACAAAAGTTATGGCGATTTGCGAGTTTTAAATGATATTAGTGTAGATATAAAAAAAGGTGAAGTTATAGCGATAATTGGTCCAAGCGGTGGCGGTAAAAGTACGTTTTTACGTTGTTTAAACCGCCTTGAGGAGCCAGATAGCGGGCACATAAAGATAAATGGCGAAGATATTTTAGATAAAAAATCAGATATAAATAAAATTCGCCAAAAAGTGAGCATGGTTTTTCAGCACTTTAATCTTTTTGCAAATAAAAACGTCTTGCAAAATTTAACCCTAGCTCCAATAAAAGCTGGGATTTTGGATAAAGAAAGTGCAGAAAAAAGAGCTGATGAGTTGCTAAAAAGTGTTGGACTAAGCGATAAGAAATTCGCCTATCCACACAAGCTTTCAGGCGGACAGAAACAACGTATTGCGATCGCTAGAAGCCTAGCGATGGAGCCAGAAGTGATACTTTTTGACGAGCCGACAAGTGCGCTTGATCCTGAGATGATCGGAGAGGTGCTTGATATTATGAAAGATGTTGCCGCAAGGGGCATAACGATGCTTGTGGTGACCCATGAGATGGGCTTTGCAAGAAATGTGGCAAATAGAATTTTCTTTATGGATAAAGGCAAAATCGCAGTTGATGATACACCGAAAAATGTCTTTACAAATCCACAACATGAGCGTTTAAAAGAGTTTTTAGGCAAAATTTTAAATCATTAA